The Zonotrichia leucophrys gambelii isolate GWCS_2022_RI chromosome 23, RI_Zleu_2.0, whole genome shotgun sequence genome includes a region encoding these proteins:
- the SESN2 gene encoding sestrin-2 isoform X1: MLVAGSPCSPAGPEEHRGCGARRDGQERGVEAAGELARGPSAFIPLEEIPQEGGESSLHQLLEAFVSAGRVDHVAMVMGLHPQYLSSFWKTQCLLLRMDGPLPYHKRHYIAIMAAARHRCSYLVGLHMREFLQVGGSPAWLQGLHCAPQKLRNLNEINKLLAHRPWLVTKEHIEALLRPGQDSWSLAELVQALVLLTHYHSLASFVFGCGIRPEGEQDVGSSCWAPSPHSNSSPASGESVGGSGGTDAMQEVEVLMERMKLLQENQLEEHGVTQEEMATRFELEKTESLLVPSSDVLDPSLQSNIRCFLEDPEFGYKDFTRRGEQAPPTFRAQDYTWEDHGYSLINRLYPDVGQLLDEKFQVVYNLTYNTIAMHCGVDTSVLRRAIWNYVHCVFGIRYDDYDYGEVNQLLERNLKVYIKTVACYPERTTKQIYAQFWRHFKHSEKVHINLLLLEARMQAALLYALRAVTRYMT; encoded by the exons ATGCTGGTCGCCGGCTCGCCGTGCAGCCCCGCGGGGCCGGAGGAAcaccggggctgcggggcccgGCGGGACGGCCAG GAAAGAGGAGTTGAGGCTGCCGGGGAGCTGGCGAGGGGCCCCAGCGCCTTCATTCCCCTGGAAGAG ATCCCGCAGGAAGGCGGGGAGAGCAGCCTGCACCAGCTCCTCGAGGCCTTCGTCTCCGCAGGCAGGGTGGACCACGTCGCCATGGTCATGGGGCTGCACCCCCAGTACCTCAGCAGCTTCTGGAAGACCCAGTGCCTCCTGCTGCGCATGGACGGGCCCCTGCCCTACCACAAGCGCCACTACATCGCCATCATG GCTGCAGCCCGGCACCGCTGCTCCTACCTGGTGGGGCTGCACATGAGGGAGTTCCTGCAGGTGGGGGGCAGCcctgcatggctgcaggggctccaCTGTGCCCCCCAAAAACTCCGGAACCTCAACGAGATCAACAAGCTGCTGGCGCACCGGCCCTGGCTCGTCACCAAGGAGCACATCGAG GCTCTGCTGAGGCCGGGGCAGGACAGCTGGTcgctggcagagctggtgcaggCGCTGGTGCTGCTCACCCACTACCACTCGCTGGCATCCTTTGTCTTCGGCTGCGGCATCAGACCCGAGGGGGAGCAGGAcgtggggagcagctgctgggccccCTCaccccacagcaacagcagcccCGCCTCTGGGGAGAGcgtggggggctctggg GGCACAGATGCCATGCAGGAGGTGGAGGTGCTGATGGAAAGGatgaagctgctgcaggaaaaccaGCTGGAGGAGCACGGAGTCACACAGGAGGAGATGGCAACACGCTTCGAGCTGGAGAAGACAGAGAGTTTGCTGGTCCCTTCCTCAG ATGTTTTGGATCCCTCGCTGCAGTCCAACATCCGCTGCTTCCTGGAGGACCCTGAGTTCGGATACAAGGACTTCACACGCAGGGGGGAGCAGGCCCCCCCCACTTTCCGTGCACAG GATTACACCTGGGAGGACCACGGCTACTCGCTGATCAACCGCCTGTACCCAGAcgtggggcagctcctggatgAGAAGTTCCAGGTGGTTTACAACCTGACCTACAACACCATTGCCATGCACTGCGGCGTGGACACCTCCGTGCTGCGCCGCGCCATCTGGAACTACGTGCACTGCGTCTTTGGCATCCG CTATGATGACTACGACTACGGGGAGGTGAACCAGCTCCTGGAGCGCAACTTAAAGGTCTACATCAAGACAGTGGCCTGCTACCCAGAGAGGACGACCAAGCAGATCTACGCACAGTTCTGGAGGCACTTCAAGCACTCGGAGAAG GTGCACATcaacctgctcctgctggaggcACGCATGCAGGCCGCTCTGCTCTACGCCCTCAGGGCTGTCACCCGCTACATGACCTga
- the SESN2 gene encoding sestrin-2 isoform X2, with amino-acid sequence METPEPPVPPGAGRGDGGSGGPRRCPFRRQGASTGIPQEGGESSLHQLLEAFVSAGRVDHVAMVMGLHPQYLSSFWKTQCLLLRMDGPLPYHKRHYIAIMAAARHRCSYLVGLHMREFLQVGGSPAWLQGLHCAPQKLRNLNEINKLLAHRPWLVTKEHIEALLRPGQDSWSLAELVQALVLLTHYHSLASFVFGCGIRPEGEQDVGSSCWAPSPHSNSSPASGESVGGSGGTDAMQEVEVLMERMKLLQENQLEEHGVTQEEMATRFELEKTESLLVPSSDVLDPSLQSNIRCFLEDPEFGYKDFTRRGEQAPPTFRAQDYTWEDHGYSLINRLYPDVGQLLDEKFQVVYNLTYNTIAMHCGVDTSVLRRAIWNYVHCVFGIRYDDYDYGEVNQLLERNLKVYIKTVACYPERTTKQIYAQFWRHFKHSEKVHINLLLLEARMQAALLYALRAVTRYMT; translated from the exons ATGGAGacccctgagccccctgtgccccccggggctggcaggggggaCGGGGGCAGCGGGGGCCCCCGGCGGTGTCCGTTCCGGAGGCAGGGCGCTTCCACTGGG ATCCCGCAGGAAGGCGGGGAGAGCAGCCTGCACCAGCTCCTCGAGGCCTTCGTCTCCGCAGGCAGGGTGGACCACGTCGCCATGGTCATGGGGCTGCACCCCCAGTACCTCAGCAGCTTCTGGAAGACCCAGTGCCTCCTGCTGCGCATGGACGGGCCCCTGCCCTACCACAAGCGCCACTACATCGCCATCATG GCTGCAGCCCGGCACCGCTGCTCCTACCTGGTGGGGCTGCACATGAGGGAGTTCCTGCAGGTGGGGGGCAGCcctgcatggctgcaggggctccaCTGTGCCCCCCAAAAACTCCGGAACCTCAACGAGATCAACAAGCTGCTGGCGCACCGGCCCTGGCTCGTCACCAAGGAGCACATCGAG GCTCTGCTGAGGCCGGGGCAGGACAGCTGGTcgctggcagagctggtgcaggCGCTGGTGCTGCTCACCCACTACCACTCGCTGGCATCCTTTGTCTTCGGCTGCGGCATCAGACCCGAGGGGGAGCAGGAcgtggggagcagctgctgggccccCTCaccccacagcaacagcagcccCGCCTCTGGGGAGAGcgtggggggctctggg GGCACAGATGCCATGCAGGAGGTGGAGGTGCTGATGGAAAGGatgaagctgctgcaggaaaaccaGCTGGAGGAGCACGGAGTCACACAGGAGGAGATGGCAACACGCTTCGAGCTGGAGAAGACAGAGAGTTTGCTGGTCCCTTCCTCAG ATGTTTTGGATCCCTCGCTGCAGTCCAACATCCGCTGCTTCCTGGAGGACCCTGAGTTCGGATACAAGGACTTCACACGCAGGGGGGAGCAGGCCCCCCCCACTTTCCGTGCACAG GATTACACCTGGGAGGACCACGGCTACTCGCTGATCAACCGCCTGTACCCAGAcgtggggcagctcctggatgAGAAGTTCCAGGTGGTTTACAACCTGACCTACAACACCATTGCCATGCACTGCGGCGTGGACACCTCCGTGCTGCGCCGCGCCATCTGGAACTACGTGCACTGCGTCTTTGGCATCCG CTATGATGACTACGACTACGGGGAGGTGAACCAGCTCCTGGAGCGCAACTTAAAGGTCTACATCAAGACAGTGGCCTGCTACCCAGAGAGGACGACCAAGCAGATCTACGCACAGTTCTGGAGGCACTTCAAGCACTCGGAGAAG GTGCACATcaacctgctcctgctggaggcACGCATGCAGGCCGCTCTGCTCTACGCCCTCAGGGCTGTCACCCGCTACATGACCTga
- the FAM76A gene encoding protein FAM76A isoform X1, with product MAALYACTKCHQRFPFEALSQGQQLCKECRIAHPIVKCTYCRTEFQQESKTNTICKKCAQNVKLYGTPKPCQYCNIIAAFIGNKCQRCTNSEKKYGPPHSCEQCKQQCAFDRKDDRKKVDGKLLCWLCTLSYKRVLQKTKEQCKHLSSSSRGSLQEKEQFSRLSSGSHYNSQKTLSTSSIQNEIPKKKAKFDAISANGDSFSPDLALDSPGTDHFVIIAQLKEEVATLKKMLHQKDQMILEKEKKITELKADLQYQESQMRAKMNQMEKTHKEVMEQLQAKNRELLKQAAALSKGKKPEKSGAITSP from the exons ATGGCGGCGCTGTACGCCTGCACCAAGTGCCACCAGCGCTTCCCCTTCGAGGCGCtcagccagggccagcagctctgcaag GAGTGCCGGATTGCTCATCCCATTGTTAAATGCACTTACTGCAGGACTGAATTCCAGCAGGAAAG CAAAACCAACACGATATGCAAGAAGTGTGCTCAGAACGTGAAGCTCTATGGCACA ccaaaACCTTGCCAGTACTGCAACATCATAGCAGCTTTTATTGGAAACAAGTGCCAGCGTTGCACCAACTCAGAGAAGAAGTATGGCCCTCCTCACTCGTGTGAGCAGTGCAAGCAGCAGTGCGCCTTCGACCGGAAGGATGACAGGAAGAAG GTGGAtggaaagctgctgtgctggttgTGCACACTGTCCTATAAACGAGTCCTGCAGAAGACCAAAGAGCAGTGCAAACACCTGAGCAGTTCTTCCCGAGGCAgcctgcaggagaaggagcagttCAGTAGGCTCAGCAGTGGCAGCCACTATAACAG CCAGAAAACCTTATCCACGTCTTCCATTCAGAACGAAATCCCAAAGAAGAAGGCCAAGTTTGATGCCATATCTGCCAATGGTGACAG TTTTTCTCCGGACCTCGCCCTGGACTCCCCTGGCACCGACCACTTTGTCATCATTGCCCAGCTGAAGGAGGAAGTGGCTACTTTAAAAAAGATGCTTCACCAGAAGGATCAGATGATtttggagaaggagaagaag ATCACGGAGCTGAAAGCTGACCTGCAGTACCAGGAATCACAGATGAGGGCAAAGATGAACCAAATGGAGAAGACACACAAGGAGGTCATGGAGCAGTTACAG GCCAAGAACAGAGAACTCCTGAAGCAAGCAGCTGCCCTGTCAAAAGGCAAAAAGCCTGAGAAGTCAGGAGCAATAACCTCCCCTTAA
- the FAM76A gene encoding protein FAM76A isoform X2 → MAALYACTKCHQRFPFEALSQGQQLCKECRIAHPIVKCTYCRTEFQQESKTNTICKKCAQNVKLYGTPKPCQYCNIIAAFIGNKCQRCTNSEKKYGPPHSCEQCKQQCAFDRKDDRKKVDGKLLCWLCTLSYKRVLQKTKEQCKHLSSSSRGSLQEKEQFSRLSSGSHYNSQKTLSTSSIQNEIPKKKAKFDAISANGDSVPSSPEMLCPLIQRAPSTLAQWAASQQTLGAHHCPVAQGIDILNFSPDLALDSPGTDHFVIIAQLKEEVATLKKMLHQKDQMILEKEKKITELKADLQYQESQMRAKMNQMEKTHKEVMEQLQAKNRELLKQAAALSKGKKPEKSGAITSP, encoded by the exons ATGGCGGCGCTGTACGCCTGCACCAAGTGCCACCAGCGCTTCCCCTTCGAGGCGCtcagccagggccagcagctctgcaag GAGTGCCGGATTGCTCATCCCATTGTTAAATGCACTTACTGCAGGACTGAATTCCAGCAGGAAAG CAAAACCAACACGATATGCAAGAAGTGTGCTCAGAACGTGAAGCTCTATGGCACA ccaaaACCTTGCCAGTACTGCAACATCATAGCAGCTTTTATTGGAAACAAGTGCCAGCGTTGCACCAACTCAGAGAAGAAGTATGGCCCTCCTCACTCGTGTGAGCAGTGCAAGCAGCAGTGCGCCTTCGACCGGAAGGATGACAGGAAGAAG GTGGAtggaaagctgctgtgctggttgTGCACACTGTCCTATAAACGAGTCCTGCAGAAGACCAAAGAGCAGTGCAAACACCTGAGCAGTTCTTCCCGAGGCAgcctgcaggagaaggagcagttCAGTAGGCTCAGCAGTGGCAGCCACTATAACAG CCAGAAAACCTTATCCACGTCTTCCATTCAGAACGAAATCCCAAAGAAGAAGGCCAAGTTTGATGCCATATCTGCCAATGGTGACAG CGTTCCTTCCTCTCCCGAGATGCTTTGCCCCCTTATCCAGAGGGCCCCGTCCACGTTGGCGCAGTGGGCTGCTTCCCAACAGACTCTCGGGGCCCACCATTGTCCTGTTGCTCAAGGCATTGACATCCTGAA TTTTTCTCCGGACCTCGCCCTGGACTCCCCTGGCACCGACCACTTTGTCATCATTGCCCAGCTGAAGGAGGAAGTGGCTACTTTAAAAAAGATGCTTCACCAGAAGGATCAGATGATtttggagaaggagaagaag ATCACGGAGCTGAAAGCTGACCTGCAGTACCAGGAATCACAGATGAGGGCAAAGATGAACCAAATGGAGAAGACACACAAGGAGGTCATGGAGCAGTTACAG GCCAAGAACAGAGAACTCCTGAAGCAAGCAGCTGCCCTGTCAAAAGGCAAAAAGCCTGAGAAGTCAGGAGCAATAACCTCCCCTTAA